In the genome of Arachis hypogaea cultivar Tifrunner chromosome 9, arahy.Tifrunner.gnm2.J5K5, whole genome shotgun sequence, the window ACATCAACCAGCTAATTTGaagcaaataataatttgataattttttaattaataatatttaatcatcATAATAATTTAAGTTTTCCAAATTTAacagttatttttttaaacaaaattcactttttatgaatataacattaattttatacttttttatattGAAAGAAAGAAAGCTCAACACTATAACACTACAAGTGAAATATAAGAAGATAACAAATAGGACCAGCataatataaataaagaaaaaatcaaCCAATGCAAAGAACACTAATAGTTATTTCCTTGTCATTTCTAGTGTTGCtatcaataattaaaatgattCACACCTAACCACTCTTTATAATTCATAAAGGACAGATAGATAATTTCGTCGACccctttttttattctaaaagattcttttattcctttcaaaccaaatattttaaataatcgCATAAAAACACACCATCCGTCTCTTGCGTTCCTCCTTGCTAGTGTTCCTTTATTAGTGTTTTATTTATTTgtggttaaaaataataatttttaaatttttttcttttaaatcaaTAAGAATAAAGAAAGCTGACTACTGTTTGACCTAACAAATAATCTAGCCAACTGCAAATTTATTATGAAATGTACTAATGTTTGGTCTAGGAGGAGGGAATTATTAGCTTCAACTACTTGAGAAGAAAAATCAGTCCATGCACTTATTACAATATGTTTTATTTGGGTAGGTTTCTGACACACATCTTGAAAGCATCCGCAAGACACCAAAAGTGAGTTTGGTattcgtttttatttttactatatttattgCGGGTCAAAGTGTTCACAACATGAATGCTGATCATGTTTTCAATCAATTGTTCTATTTATCTgtctatataataatttttacctGATCTAAAATTGGTTATGTATAGTTTGACTTTGTCTATTTTTGCATTTCTCACATACGTGTTAATATAGCATGCAACTAAAAGTTCAATTCTAATTCAGCATAAAAAGCTCAATTCTTATCGATTTTTAGTTAATCTGTATCAAACAAAAGCTCATGAGGATTACTCAGTTGCAAGTTGCAACTCTAATATTGAATAATCCAAATGTTCAAACAGCTATAGAGAGGGCCTCCAAATGAAAAAGATATCAACATACTGCGAAAATTACTGATGTGAGACGAATTAAAGTAACAATACAAGAACAATAATTTCTTTGTTTTGTCTGAGCACGAAGACAATAATTATAGGAGACGTGAAAATATCTGTTAAGAATAAATGGTAGAAATTAAAAGATGGTCCactgacttttcttggagtttttTTCAACACCGACACCATTTTGCATTACATGACAGTTCCTATTCACAATTCATTTGTTTCCTACAGCCATTTCCACTCGTCAAAGCAAAACCAATCTCTCATATTTATCttcctttcttcatttgttgCATTTCTGAAAATGGCTGAGACCTTGCTTGAAATTGTGCTGGAGAAATTGACCCCTTTGATCCTGAATGAATTTGCAGCCTTCTTTGGAATCAGGGAAAAGGCTGAAGAGCTAACACTCACTTTAGAACTGATCAAAGCTGTTCTTGATGATGCTGAGGAGAAACAATGGTCAAATCGTCCTCTCAAGGTGTGGCTGCAGCAGCTTAAAAATGCAATGTACGTGATGGATGATATCCTTGATCAGTTGTCTACTCAATCCTCTCAACCTGGGTGCTTCTCATCTTTGAATCCAAAGAAGGTGATTCATCGGCGTGAGCTTGGGAAGAAGTTGAATAAGATGATAGGGAGGTTGGATCGAATTGCTCAACGTAGGAGCAACTTTGATCTTAGACAAGTTGTGAGGAAAAGGTCAAGTGAAGTTGCTGAATGGCGCCAAACGAGCTCAACTATCGCCGTTCCTCAAGTGTACGGACGAGATGAAGATAAAAAGAGAGTTGTGGACTTTCTTCTTAGCTCATCACAAAGCTCTGAGTCTCTTTCCGTCTATGCCATTGTTGGATTAGGTGGTCTTGGGAAAACAACACTTGTTCAGATGGTCTACAACGATCAGCAAGTAGGTAACAATTTTGATTTGAAGATTTGGATGTGTGTTTCTGAGGATTTTACTAGGGAGACTATTTTGCGTTCCATTCTAAAAGCTATGGAAGTGGACAAGTCTGAGGTCATGAATTTAGAAGAAATGGAGAAAAAAGTGAAAGTGTTGCTACAAAGTAAAAGGTATTTGTTGGTTTTAGATGATGTCTGgaaaagaagccaagaaatggaATTGGGATTAACCCAAGACAAATGGGATAAGTTAAGATCTGTATTGTCTTGTGGATCTAAAGGCTCCTCCATTTTAGTATCCACTCGCGATGAGGATGTTGCAACAATTATGGGAGCATGCCAAGCTCATCATTTGGACCGTCTATCCGATGATGCTTGTTGGTCGTTGTTTAAACTGCGCGCATTTGGAGCTGACAAAGAAGAGCGTGCAGAGCTTGTAGCAATAGGCAAGAAGATCGTCAAGAAATGCGGAGGATCACCTCTTGCAGCACTGGCTTTAGGAGCTGTAATGCACTCAAGAAGTACAAAAAAAGAATGGCTTGAAGTTCAGAAAAGTGAGCTTTGGAGTTTACCAGATGAGAATGATATCATGCCTGTCTTGAGATTAAGCTACTCTTGTTTAACACCAACTCTAAAGCAGTGTTTTGCTTTCTGTGCCGTATTTCCCAAAGATACAGAAATCGAGAAGCAAGAATTGATTTATCTTTGGATGGCTAATGGATTCATTTCATCGAGGCCAAACTTGGAGGTAGAGGAGGTTGGCAACATGGTTTGGAATGAATTATACCAAAAATCATTGTTCCAAGATGTGAAGAGTGATGATTTTTCTGGCAAGATTTATTTCAAGATGCATGATTTAGTCCATGATCTTGCTCAATCAATTTCAGAGCAAGAGTATATATGCTTGGAAGAACAAAACCTTAATGATTCTTCAAGAAACCCCCATCATATTGTTTTTCACGGCATTTATAAAGATCAATTCAAGAAGAGAGCCTTTGAAAATGCTGAATCCTTGCGGACTATGTATCAACTGGATTCAGCTCCATTTCCCTTCAATTCTAGATTGGTTCCAACAAATCATTCTCTTCGGGTTTTGTGCATATATCCTACAAAGATACCATCATTTGGGAGTTTAAGTTGCTTGAGGTATTTGGAACTTCGTGATTTGGATATAAAGAGCTTGCCTGCTAGTATTTGCAATTTGCATAGATTGGAAATCTTGAAATTAATACAGTTGCCTTTTCTTAGCCGTCTACCGAAACACTTGACGAGGATGCAAAATCTCCGACATCTTGTCATTGATCCTTGTTATTCACTATCTGAAATGTGTCCAGACATTAAAAAACTGTGTGAATTGAGAACGCTAAGTAAATACATTGTGAAATGCAAGAAAGGGCATAGTTTGAAAGAGTTACGTCATTTGAATCTAGGAGGAAAGCTAATCATCGAAGGCCTAGGAAACATTGGGAGTATATCTGAAGATGAACATGCCAACTTGAAGGGTAAACAAGATCTTCGAGAACTAACCTTGTCATGGTCCAAAAGTGGTGATAAGACGAAGTTGAGAGTGGGAGCAGAAGAAGTACTTGAAGCGCTTCAACCTCACTCCACACTCGAACTGTTGACGATACAAGACTATGAGGGATTAGATTGGCCAACTTGGATGGGAAACaacaatttagtttctcttcgaCTTGTGTATTGTGGAAAGTGCAAGCGTCTTCCTCCAGTGGGAAAACTTCCAAATCTGAAGAAGCTTGTTGTGCAAAGTGGCATGAAGGATGTGCAGTACATTCAGAAAGATGAAAGTTATGATGGTGGTGAAGCAATGCCATTCCCAGCTTTGGAGGAATTGTATTTGTCCTACTTGCCAAACGTGGAGAGGTTGATGGAACGGGAAACAACACACATGTTCCCCTCTCTTTCTAAAATAGAAATCAGCGATTGCCCTAAACTGCAATTgccatgccttccaagtgttaaGGACCTCACTGTTTCCTATTGTAGCAATGAGCAACTGAAGTCAATCTCTAATCTCAACAGTCTTAACCAACTTCGTCTTTATAGAAGTGATGAAGTGTCGTGCTTCCCAGAAGGAATCATGAACAACATGACCTCTCTTGCAACTCTGGAAATAAAATATTTCAGAGAATTGAAGGAACTGCCATCTGACATCACAAAACTCACTGCTTTGTCTCATCTAACCATCTTTGACTGTGAAAAGCTGGAGTGTTTACCAGAACAGGGTTTCGAAGGGTTATCTTCACTTCAACGATTGTCAATTAACAAGTGTACGAGTTTGGGATCCTTGCCTGATGGTGTCCGGCACTTAACTTCACTTCAATATTTGAGTATTGTTGGCTGCCGAAAGTTGAAAGAGCGGTGTAAGGAAGGAACAGGGGAGGATTGGCACAAGATAGCACATGTTCCCCATGTAGATAACTGGTAATCATTGTATGTATTTATTGTATTCTTAGTTTATACACTGCTTAttcattactttcttttcttttcattttgttgTGTATTTGCATAATCATGGTTTCAATatcttgtattctattttatcttcATTTTTACTGCTCTTTCAAATTacagaaccaaaaaaaaaaaaatcttgtatTTACTTTTCAATTTTCAGGATATGGAAAGGATGTGAAACTCACCTCAAGTTCTCCGTTGCTATTTTTAAGTTATTAGTTTAAAATACGCaggattttaatttttcatatggcagtagattttaaatttgatgatGGGCTTTTATCCAATTTCAAGTTTCAACTTATATATTCATTTATCTTTTAGCCATTAGCCACAAAAATGAGTATCTATTATCTTGGCAAAAATAAATGATCAAATCATAGAAATTGAAATTGGCCCCTTTAGTAGTTCTTAATTTGTGTCCTTCATTGATCTTATGCTAATTTGTTTTTTTATGGAAGACTTCAAAAATaatgattttttaatttcaaattttcaattattattacTCGCTAATTGTCCATATTATTCTTGATGCTTCGGATATAATCCAATTCCTACTATAATTAAGTCAGTAACAAGTCAAGTCATTCTTAGCATGTACAAATGGAATTACAAGTCATTCACAGCAGTGCAATATATAAATGTTCTcttcaattttataatttcttttttttttattctatccaTTGAAGCAACAACTGAGTTGTCTTTTTTTTATGCATAAAACACTATGATTTATTAATAATACAAGAGAATCACTTCTTTTAAATCTGGAATTTTAACAAGTTAGggatattttgattaattttcctTATCCTaccaaacaaagaaattcaagccATTGGTAGCTCTATAATACTAGTAGAGATGCGAGGACtactatttagtatttaatttaaacACAATACttcatatttaaataaaatatacaataaatttatttcacgtacatattttatatataaaaaatttagacaTATTACATGCTAACGCATGATTAAGAacatttactttttaatttttagtcaAAAGATTAAGGATCAATTGTGCACTCAATTAACAAGTAATTTTAAAGATATGAGAATAAACATGCTCTCTAAAActcaaactttattttttaattttttattttttattattattcttcaaTTTAGTGTTGTTTTGTGAAGAAATCAGAGTTAGGAAGAGTACTGCGACACATATAAGTTCTTTTGGCATTCAAATCATATAAGTCACTTACATAATACGTGCGTTCCTcctattattcttcttttttcttctcttttttctttgtgttttttctcatttttttttgcgTGTTCCATCTTCATCATCGTTTTTTTATTACtattgttgttgctgcatttttttcctcATCCTCTCtctattgattttgcaatattatgtattttttttgtttaattttttcctccaaaaaagaattatgagaatatgaaataagaagatgaagaagaagaatcagcagaagatgaagaagaagaagaggaagatttttaaattatgcaaaacttatcagcacacatatac includes:
- the LOC112709874 gene encoding putative disease resistance protein RGA1 translates to MTVPIHNSFVSYSHFHSSKQNQSLIFIFLSSFVAFLKMAETLLEIVLEKLTPLILNEFAAFFGIREKAEELTLTLELIKAVLDDAEEKQWSNRPLKVWLQQLKNAMYVMDDILDQLSTQSSQPGCFSSLNPKKVIHRRELGKKLNKMIGRLDRIAQRRSNFDLRQVVRKRSSEVAEWRQTSSTIAVPQVYGRDEDKKRVVDFLLSSSQSSESLSVYAIVGLGGLGKTTLVQMVYNDQQVGNNFDLKIWMCVSEDFTRETILRSILKAMEVDKSEVMNLEEMEKKVKVLLQSKRYLLVLDDVWKRSQEMELGLTQDKWDKLRSVLSCGSKGSSILVSTRDEDVATIMGACQAHHLDRLSDDACWSLFKLRAFGADKEERAELVAIGKKIVKKCGGSPLAALALGAVMHSRSTKKEWLEVQKSELWSLPDENDIMPVLRLSYSCLTPTLKQCFAFCAVFPKDTEIEKQELIYLWMANGFISSRPNLEVEEVGNMVWNELYQKSLFQDVKSDDFSGKIYFKMHDLVHDLAQSISEQEYICLEEQNLNDSSRNPHHIVFHGIYKDQFKKRAFENAESLRTMYQLDSAPFPFNSRLVPTNHSLRVLCIYPTKIPSFGSLSCLRYLELRDLDIKSLPASICNLHRLEILKLIQLPFLSRLPKHLTRMQNLRHLVIDPCYSLSEMCPDIKKLCELRTLSKYIVKCKKGHSLKELRHLNLGGKLIIEGLGNIGSISEDEHANLKGKQDLRELTLSWSKSGDKTKLRVGAEEVLEALQPHSTLELLTIQDYEGLDWPTWMGNNNLVSLRLVYCGKCKRLPPVGKLPNLKKLVVQSGMKDVQYIQKDESYDGGEAMPFPALEELYLSYLPNVERLMERETTHMFPSLSKIEISDCPKLQLPCLPSVKDLTVSYCSNEQLKSISNLNSLNQLRLYRSDEVSCFPEGIMNNMTSLATLEIKYFRELKELPSDITKLTALSHLTIFDCEKLECLPEQGFEGLSSLQRLSINKCTSLGSLPDGVRHLTSLQYLSIVGCRKLKERCKEGTGEDWHKIAHVPHVDNW